A region of Paractinoplanes abujensis DNA encodes the following proteins:
- a CDS encoding NADAR family protein, with protein sequence MPDTTPTWRTVETEVVRGRQRLVFVREREHYALTPLRVYADGVVAWQWTSTDFAGLRAAFDDGTVTLAPPGGARIVVDGTASGPAHLDSWLTPELVLGDLADDLDRLNGRPDSSRRCWDALVAYAADPSPAGLETVRELYHAVPAHRRIFMLGDMDQNDVPVRILLAEPGETIPARHPERTLTVSPAVREGALEYFRRSERGAAESRERDTADGPETTAPLRVGGHVYPNGWPEPPGPEVLQIDYPAVVGHGGREYASVMHAYWALSTSDAAWHDRIAATARGLDARRRAEEAPRREDWPAVRLGVMAALLRDKFDRHPQMALQLRDTGDARLLYVDWRSGFWSSEGANWLGRLLELVRSERAGR encoded by the coding sequence ATGCCGGATACCACGCCGACCTGGCGGACCGTCGAGACCGAGGTCGTGCGGGGGCGGCAACGCCTGGTCTTCGTTCGTGAGCGGGAGCATTACGCCCTGACCCCGCTGCGCGTCTACGCCGACGGTGTCGTCGCCTGGCAGTGGACGTCGACCGACTTCGCCGGGCTGCGTGCTGCGTTCGACGACGGCACGGTGACGTTGGCGCCGCCCGGGGGTGCGCGCATCGTCGTCGACGGCACGGCCTCCGGCCCGGCCCACCTGGACTCGTGGCTGACCCCCGAGCTGGTGCTGGGCGACCTGGCCGACGACCTGGACCGGCTCAACGGGCGGCCGGACTCCTCCCGGCGCTGCTGGGACGCGCTTGTCGCGTACGCCGCCGACCCGAGCCCGGCGGGGCTGGAGACCGTACGGGAGCTGTATCACGCGGTGCCCGCGCACCGGCGGATCTTCATGCTGGGCGACATGGATCAGAACGACGTGCCGGTGCGGATCCTGCTGGCCGAGCCGGGCGAGACCATCCCGGCCCGGCATCCTGAGCGCACGCTGACCGTGTCGCCGGCGGTCCGGGAGGGGGCGCTGGAGTATTTCCGCCGCAGCGAGCGCGGTGCCGCCGAGTCGCGGGAGCGGGACACCGCGGACGGGCCGGAGACCACGGCGCCGCTGCGCGTGGGCGGTCACGTCTATCCGAACGGCTGGCCGGAGCCGCCGGGCCCGGAAGTGCTGCAGATCGACTATCCGGCGGTGGTCGGCCACGGCGGGCGGGAGTATGCAAGCGTCATGCACGCCTACTGGGCGTTGTCCACGAGCGACGCCGCCTGGCACGACCGGATTGCCGCCACCGCGCGCGGGCTCGACGCCCGGCGCCGGGCCGAGGAGGCGCCGCGCCGGGAGGACTGGCCCGCGGTGCGGCTCGGCGTGATGGCGGCGCTGCTGCGCGACAAGTTCGACCGGCATCCGCAGATGGCGCTCCAGCTGCGGGACACCGGCGACGCCCGGCTGCTCTACGTCGACTGGCGGTCCGGCTTCTGGAGCTCGGAGGGCGCCAACTGGCTGGGGCGGCTGCTGGAGCTGGTGCGCTCGGAGCGCGCGGGGCGATGA
- a CDS encoding SCO2521 family protein has translation MLIVGEVHTGVLRGRGPMRASEAALLVDLVAGEPVLRLDRPRAYVRSPSRPVGVDCPLGGVSSARQVRGIGTVLQRAAVVGGHIVQGTAWAAVLPAESSARQPWSHYLARPGVIEAMGRFRPAELAAAFAAPARDTAALDLGEIAGRASDAVQSAVPADGRPYERLRLPRTRLRFVIERAGAPSPPRLTVHDEQLRVLRLTLPADVEPRLVVAFGEDLALHDWLLTSVTGLVERAGIGILPFDEALRRLRPAVQHLLHLWLPGRRSDLTRDLWGQMERRDALSDQWRLVRDRIRDLVALAAVETSSTKRELAP, from the coding sequence ATGCTGATCGTGGGTGAAGTCCACACCGGCGTGCTGCGCGGGCGCGGACCGATGAGGGCGAGCGAGGCTGCGCTGCTGGTCGACCTCGTGGCCGGCGAGCCGGTGTTGCGCCTCGACCGCCCTCGGGCGTACGTGCGGTCACCCAGCCGCCCCGTCGGGGTCGACTGCCCGCTCGGCGGGGTGTCCTCGGCGCGGCAGGTCCGGGGCATCGGCACCGTTCTGCAACGTGCGGCGGTCGTCGGCGGCCACATCGTGCAGGGCACCGCGTGGGCTGCCGTGCTCCCGGCCGAAAGCAGCGCACGCCAACCTTGGTCGCACTACTTGGCCCGGCCCGGCGTGATCGAAGCCATGGGCCGATTTCGTCCGGCCGAGCTGGCCGCCGCTTTCGCCGCCCCCGCCCGCGACACCGCCGCGCTCGACCTGGGTGAGATCGCTGGCCGTGCGTCCGATGCGGTGCAGAGCGCTGTCCCCGCCGACGGCCGTCCTTACGAGCGGTTGCGCCTGCCCCGCACCCGGCTGCGGTTCGTGATCGAGCGGGCCGGCGCCCCCAGCCCGCCCCGCCTCACCGTGCACGACGAGCAGCTACGGGTGCTGCGCCTGACCCTGCCGGCCGACGTCGAACCGCGGCTGGTGGTTGCGTTCGGTGAGGATCTGGCGCTCCACGACTGGCTACTGACCTCGGTAACCGGTCTCGTCGAGCGGGCTGGGATCGGCATTCTTCCGTTCGACGAGGCGCTGCGACGTCTGCGCCCGGCCGTCCAGCATCTGCTGCACCTCTGGCTGCCCGGCCGCCGCAGCGACCTGACCCGCGATCTGTGGGGGCAGATGGAGCGACGGGACGCCCTGAGCGATCAGTGGAGACTAGTACGCGATCGCATCCGCGACCTTGTCGCGCTGGCCGCTGTGGAAACGAGCTCGACGAAGAGGGAATTGGCCCCGTGA
- a CDS encoding DUF6879 family protein encodes MSVPARQVNESSGVIRTAVLTVATGGTTFLVTNGLDQPQATCIILSILIGGIVLITRFLIAFEKRLAEVEKLGAAGMADMKRLVGDAFFKISEATDLFGSVEASALQTDVVTQLVRNSTLISPDSPPIVHRFVEAKIKETSDFLKQLSDGSTVTYYGEDRDWLLGLTRHATASIDAISLASVDHDLWNSEIGLRYLDAQRRAARNGMRVRRIFVLERPDPELGAKLLGAYEEQRQMAIDVRLLVRSAVPTPLQIQLRDLVVFDDIVAYETTPTISDPHLAQVAETRLVLTAARVKDCSQMFRELWELSCEPGTGQRNA; translated from the coding sequence GTGAGCGTTCCGGCACGTCAGGTCAACGAGAGTTCCGGTGTCATTCGTACGGCCGTGCTCACCGTCGCCACGGGCGGGACAACTTTCCTCGTCACCAATGGGCTCGACCAGCCGCAGGCGACCTGCATCATCCTGTCGATCCTCATCGGCGGCATCGTCCTGATAACGCGCTTCCTGATCGCCTTCGAAAAGCGCCTGGCCGAGGTCGAGAAGCTCGGGGCTGCCGGCATGGCCGATATGAAGAGGCTGGTCGGGGACGCCTTCTTCAAGATCAGTGAGGCGACCGATTTGTTCGGGTCGGTCGAGGCCTCGGCGCTGCAGACCGACGTGGTGACTCAGCTCGTCCGTAACTCAACGTTGATCTCACCCGATTCGCCGCCGATCGTCCACCGGTTCGTCGAAGCGAAGATCAAGGAAACCTCGGACTTCCTCAAGCAGCTCTCCGACGGAAGCACGGTGACCTACTACGGCGAGGACCGCGACTGGCTGCTCGGGTTGACCCGGCACGCCACCGCGAGCATCGACGCGATCAGTCTGGCTTCCGTCGACCACGACCTGTGGAACAGCGAGATCGGCCTGCGCTACCTCGACGCTCAACGCCGCGCGGCACGGAACGGCATGCGGGTGCGACGCATTTTCGTGCTCGAACGCCCCGACCCGGAGTTGGGCGCCAAGCTGCTCGGTGCGTACGAGGAGCAGCGCCAGATGGCGATCGACGTGCGGCTGCTCGTTCGCTCCGCCGTTCCGACCCCGCTGCAAATTCAGCTGCGCGACCTGGTCGTTTTCGACGACATCGTCGCCTACGAGACCACGCCCACCATCAGCGACCCGCATCTCGCCCAGGTGGCCGAGACCCGGCTGGTGCTGACCGCGGCGCGCGTCAAGGACTGCTCACAGATGTTCCGTGAACTGTGGGAGTTGTCCTGCGAACCGGGGACGGGTCAGAGGAACGCGTAG
- a CDS encoding SCO2522 family protein — protein sequence MTTADDFATELGVPAAPVRSVALSHLSVELGHLYMEDFNEGDSRLRRQFDRVRPWAETAVRQAEQSVATGRARISTCFLIDDYFTRFSSPREVVTRLVAAAERTGLTIDYVARESGCARAGEVDVARLVQEHLVDEPTEGANGRPATSVTGWLTNGERSPGTSAAAMATPRQWRPPRQSAARNHSIFVDIELWADQPNGGRLWSCPFLAAVWQLQRLGLLRHLGRPVADPVAATPETLPVEWELMAPVVQLNPRAAPMRAYRTFTALDSRFLSIELAVRTILGNVAVDPAAVEQVRKRAQGEGLDLPDEAVGRIGYAFL from the coding sequence GTGACGACTGCCGACGATTTTGCCACTGAGCTCGGCGTGCCGGCCGCGCCGGTCCGGTCGGTCGCGCTGTCGCACCTGTCGGTCGAGCTGGGTCACCTCTACATGGAGGACTTCAACGAGGGTGATTCCCGGCTGCGCCGGCAGTTCGACCGCGTACGCCCGTGGGCCGAGACCGCCGTACGTCAAGCAGAGCAGTCGGTCGCCACGGGTCGCGCGCGGATCAGCACGTGTTTCCTGATCGACGACTACTTCACCCGGTTCTCCTCGCCACGCGAGGTCGTGACCAGGCTTGTGGCCGCGGCCGAGAGGACCGGGTTGACTATCGACTATGTGGCCCGCGAGTCGGGATGCGCGCGAGCGGGTGAGGTGGACGTGGCCCGCTTGGTGCAAGAACATCTGGTGGACGAGCCGACCGAGGGCGCGAACGGACGCCCGGCAACCAGCGTGACCGGTTGGCTGACCAACGGCGAGCGCTCCCCCGGCACGTCAGCAGCAGCGATGGCCACGCCCCGGCAGTGGCGGCCGCCGCGGCAGAGCGCCGCCCGCAATCATTCGATCTTCGTGGATATCGAGCTGTGGGCCGATCAGCCGAACGGCGGGCGGTTGTGGTCGTGCCCGTTCCTGGCCGCCGTATGGCAGCTGCAACGACTCGGCCTGCTACGGCATCTCGGCCGGCCGGTTGCCGATCCGGTCGCGGCCACCCCCGAGACGCTGCCGGTCGAGTGGGAGCTGATGGCGCCGGTCGTTCAACTGAATCCGAGAGCGGCGCCGATGCGGGCGTACCGGACCTTCACCGCACTCGATTCTCGTTTCCTGTCGATCGAGCTGGCGGTCCGCACGATTCTGGGCAACGTCGCCGTCGACCCAGCAGCCGTAGAGCAGGTGCGCAAGCGGGCACAGGGCGAGGGTCTCGACCTGCCGGACGAGGCGGTCGGGCGCATCGGCTACGCGTTCCTCTGA
- a CDS encoding SCO2523 family variant P-loop protein: MIIFATSDKGGTGRSVTSSNLAYRHALQGYDVCYLDFDFGSPTSGAIFDLPEALAGVQEGGLHSYLIDGAPEPRRLNVWAESQRETLRNRPAGAGRLTLLPGDVGRGEFSSQPGIVERCVTLFQRLDEEYDLIMVDLSAGRSYATEIVLAATQNKALRDIVARWLVFHRWTRQHIITASGLVYGRHGIIETGGHLGHDPQSLREAIRFVRTAVLDPSAPDQAGLRPEQLAWLDVCNKRLQELAANKGVGRLTMIGEVPLDPVLQWQEQLLSNDDVWLHRTANERTVVAFEELSKKIVDENAWVRL, translated from the coding sequence ATGATCATCTTTGCGACCTCCGACAAGGGTGGCACGGGCCGCTCGGTGACCAGCAGCAACTTGGCCTACCGGCACGCGCTGCAGGGTTACGACGTCTGCTATCTCGACTTCGACTTCGGCTCACCCACGTCCGGCGCGATCTTCGACCTGCCCGAGGCGCTGGCCGGCGTCCAGGAGGGCGGCCTGCACAGTTACCTGATCGACGGCGCACCCGAGCCGCGGCGGCTCAACGTGTGGGCCGAGTCGCAGCGAGAGACGTTGCGCAACCGACCGGCGGGCGCAGGCCGGCTGACGCTGCTGCCCGGCGACGTGGGCCGGGGCGAGTTCAGCTCCCAGCCCGGCATCGTCGAGCGCTGCGTCACGCTGTTCCAGCGGCTCGATGAGGAGTACGACCTGATCATGGTCGACTTGAGCGCGGGCCGGTCCTATGCGACCGAGATCGTGCTGGCCGCCACACAGAACAAGGCCCTGCGCGACATCGTGGCCCGCTGGCTGGTCTTCCACCGGTGGACCCGGCAGCACATCATCACGGCCAGCGGCCTGGTCTACGGCCGGCACGGCATCATCGAGACCGGCGGGCATCTGGGCCACGACCCCCAGTCGCTGCGCGAGGCGATCCGATTCGTACGGACGGCAGTGCTCGACCCGTCGGCACCCGACCAGGCGGGCCTGCGCCCCGAGCAACTGGCGTGGCTCGACGTCTGCAACAAGCGCCTGCAGGAACTCGCAGCCAATAAGGGAGTGGGCAGGCTCACCATGATCGGCGAGGTACCGCTCGATCCGGTGCTGCAGTGGCAGGAGCAGCTCCTCTCCAACGACGATGTGTGGCTGCATCGAACGGCCAACGAGCGCACGGTGGTTGCCTTCGAGGAGTTGTCTAAGAAGATCGTCGACGAGAACGCGTGGGTCCGTCTGTGA
- a CDS encoding SCO2524 family protein translates to MQIQPRQQLLDIWRSTARVSYHDGEWFPGGRSGSNSISDAEQLLCIMAPATEIPLFRLDNPDAVASDVLDTLRTVGDNLQIPQRLLRALRSYIDRYTDSGGTPVFSGDSYFSVDENESPGAEIKQEQRELDVVDSFSISVTLMLATIGFTKIFRQVVTRASLLTQVDELEKAASLRLTAAMAGLLRSFAVNVFTADSLAGLELVRTVNQERRPSHQVVDELREALREINARLRDDVTIGSGAAEGNELDNPNRLFECGWSWGVVQEAPTIETSASIGEQCAGAAQNAPYLYFTTVAMDAVQALSSERTRLLGLLDAEQVRLAQSLQLRFELTRSYWAAVATFGSGRWPIEDLPWRTTDGIEFDYFSLLVTGVVIQNMQAVRPATTELGRVTEVLEELANRSRITRRSTEPEAAVKIHHPGLRFPLEGSEGHGGPRLAWTVADIAPTLFKRALTLADMVDDGPVRSRLLDLADAIWSHLQERVLREGDDHGLWDRAAGAYKYLPDEVREVSWYYTKRVVDCLVAAARLINNPPLRSTLLTQIAADLLSEADHLYDRELLNGTTTRGETLRIELERIGTELRRARAVRRERPGVAVAVAEEVLRKLDRLSAARRADSGIS, encoded by the coding sequence ATGCAGATCCAACCACGCCAGCAGCTTCTCGACATCTGGCGGTCCACAGCCCGGGTTTCCTATCACGACGGTGAGTGGTTTCCAGGCGGGCGCAGCGGCAGCAACTCGATCAGCGACGCCGAGCAACTGTTGTGCATCATGGCTCCGGCTACCGAGATTCCGCTGTTCCGTCTCGACAATCCTGACGCGGTCGCCAGCGACGTGCTCGACACGTTGCGGACGGTCGGCGACAACCTGCAGATCCCGCAGCGGCTGTTGCGGGCACTGCGCAGTTACATCGACCGGTACACCGATTCCGGCGGTACCCCCGTCTTCTCCGGCGACTCGTATTTCTCGGTCGACGAGAACGAGAGCCCGGGCGCCGAGATCAAGCAGGAGCAGCGCGAGCTCGACGTGGTCGACTCGTTCTCCATCTCGGTCACGCTGATGCTGGCCACGATCGGCTTCACCAAGATCTTCCGGCAGGTCGTTACCCGTGCGTCATTGCTCACGCAGGTCGACGAGTTGGAGAAGGCGGCCAGCTTGCGCTTGACGGCGGCGATGGCAGGTCTGCTCCGCAGTTTTGCGGTCAACGTCTTCACGGCCGACAGCCTCGCCGGCCTGGAACTGGTACGCACGGTCAACCAGGAGCGACGGCCCAGCCACCAGGTAGTCGACGAACTGCGCGAGGCGCTCCGTGAGATCAACGCCCGCTTGCGGGACGACGTCACGATCGGTTCCGGCGCCGCCGAGGGCAACGAACTCGACAACCCGAATCGGCTCTTCGAGTGCGGCTGGTCGTGGGGTGTCGTGCAGGAGGCACCCACAATCGAGACGTCGGCCTCGATCGGCGAGCAGTGTGCCGGCGCCGCGCAGAACGCGCCTTACCTCTACTTCACCACCGTGGCCATGGACGCCGTCCAGGCGCTCTCGTCGGAACGCACCCGGCTGCTCGGCCTGCTCGACGCCGAGCAAGTCCGACTTGCGCAGTCGTTGCAGCTGCGCTTCGAGCTCACCCGGTCCTACTGGGCAGCCGTCGCCACATTCGGGTCGGGTCGCTGGCCGATTGAAGATCTGCCCTGGCGCACCACTGACGGCATCGAGTTCGACTACTTCAGCCTGCTGGTCACGGGCGTGGTCATCCAGAACATGCAGGCCGTCCGGCCGGCCACCACGGAGCTGGGCCGCGTGACCGAGGTGCTTGAGGAACTGGCCAACCGCAGCCGAATCACCCGGCGGTCCACAGAACCCGAAGCCGCGGTCAAAATCCACCACCCGGGCCTGCGCTTCCCGCTCGAAGGCAGTGAGGGTCACGGTGGCCCGCGGCTGGCCTGGACGGTCGCCGACATCGCGCCCACCCTCTTCAAGCGGGCGCTCACCCTGGCCGACATGGTCGATGACGGTCCCGTTCGCTCCCGCCTGCTCGACCTCGCCGACGCGATCTGGTCGCACCTGCAGGAGCGGGTGCTGCGCGAGGGCGATGACCACGGGCTGTGGGACCGTGCGGCAGGAGCATACAAATACCTGCCCGACGAGGTCCGCGAGGTGTCCTGGTATTACACGAAGCGTGTGGTCGACTGTCTCGTGGCGGCGGCGCGGCTGATCAACAACCCGCCGCTGCGTAGCACCCTGCTTACCCAGATTGCGGCCGACCTGCTCAGCGAGGCCGACCACCTGTACGACCGTGAGCTGCTCAACGGCACGACGACACGCGGCGAGACGCTGCGCATCGAGCTGGAACGGATCGGCACCGAGCTGCGGCGGGCGCGGGCCGTGCGCCGGGAACGGCCCGGTGTGGCTGTCGCCGTGGCCGAAGAGGTGCTGCGCAAGCTCGACCGCCTCTCCGCGGCGCGGCGGGCCGACAGCGGGATCAGCTGA
- a CDS encoding FAD-dependent oxidoreductase, producing MIGPSSDPHSGSPADVVVVGAGVIGLTTALRLAKSGLKVRVYAADRCPSRTSSAAGAIWDPLYAEHPHRGRWAEESLGRFARMAVDGVPGVRMLSGIEASQTLVEIPGWSRNLPEFRVCERDELPTGFAVGWRYRAPVIDMPAYLAFLGAELQSLGAEVVRRRLTTLSEAMAEARVVVNCGGYGARDLVPDPSVRPIRGQLVAVRNPGIAEFFIEQSSGIDDSTYFLPQGDDVLLLGGCAEPDADGYEPDTTTAEAIVRRCAEIDPRIGHSEILEHRVGIRPHRPTVRLELVTTQDGHVIHNYGHSGSGVSLAWGCATEVLDLVTPLPD from the coding sequence ATGATCGGCCCGAGCAGCGATCCGCATTCGGGATCACCGGCCGACGTCGTTGTCGTGGGCGCCGGCGTGATCGGCCTCACCACCGCCTTGCGCCTGGCGAAGTCCGGGCTGAAGGTTCGTGTGTACGCCGCAGACCGATGCCCCTCGCGCACGTCATCGGCGGCGGGAGCCATCTGGGACCCGCTCTACGCCGAGCACCCCCACCGCGGCCGGTGGGCCGAGGAATCCCTAGGACGCTTCGCCCGCATGGCCGTCGACGGCGTACCCGGCGTCCGGATGCTGTCGGGCATCGAGGCCTCGCAGACGTTGGTGGAGATCCCGGGCTGGAGTCGAAATCTGCCCGAGTTCCGAGTGTGTGAGCGCGATGAGCTGCCCACCGGCTTCGCAGTCGGATGGCGCTACCGGGCGCCAGTCATCGATATGCCGGCCTATCTGGCTTTCCTGGGCGCAGAGTTGCAGTCGCTGGGCGCAGAGGTGGTGAGGCGACGGCTCACCACCTTGAGCGAGGCCATGGCAGAGGCGCGGGTCGTGGTCAACTGCGGTGGATATGGCGCTCGGGACCTTGTGCCGGATCCGTCGGTACGACCCATACGCGGCCAGCTCGTGGCGGTGCGAAACCCAGGAATCGCGGAGTTCTTCATCGAACAGAGCAGCGGAATAGACGACTCGACGTACTTTCTGCCCCAGGGCGACGACGTGTTGCTCCTCGGCGGCTGCGCCGAACCGGACGCAGACGGCTACGAACCCGATACCACGACGGCCGAAGCAATAGTGCGGCGCTGCGCCGAGATCGACCCCAGGATAGGACACTCGGAAATTCTCGAGCATCGAGTCGGTATCCGGCCGCACCGGCCCACCGTAAGACTCGAATTGGTCACGACGCAGGACGGTCACGTGATCCACAACTACGGCCACAGCGGCTCCGGCGTGAGCCTCGCCTGGGGTTGCGCAACGGAAGTGCTCGACCTGGTCACCCCGCTCCCCGACTGA
- a CDS encoding NAD(P)-dependent oxidoreductase, with amino-acid sequence MVFTHRSSGKILVTGDSTPSSVLTMIEERHYEVRLVPDHALNPEELHAALIGIRGYLIGGEEVPTTEHFEQATALEAVAFLGTDFRAHVPGWQRAFELGIAFANTPGTNATAVAEHTIRLLLTLARPLPPGPLGDELGGRTLGIVGAGRIGSRVARTAALGFGMRVIYAAPRRNEPLEAALGMRHVSIEELISESDAICLHRPGPAEGEPPLLGALELGGMRTGAMLVNTGHPRLVDPSALAEAIEAGRIKAAFDGLGKGPEWKHLESLDPHRFVASVSTAYRTHEANLRSSSAAAQAVCDVLDGLGSPLVNNPDHRERRAQP; translated from the coding sequence ATGGTGTTCACCCACCGATCTTCCGGCAAGATACTTGTGACCGGGGACAGCACCCCCTCCAGCGTCCTCACGATGATCGAGGAAAGACACTACGAGGTACGTCTGGTCCCGGATCACGCGCTCAACCCCGAAGAGCTGCACGCCGCTTTGATCGGAATCCGCGGATATCTGATCGGCGGCGAGGAAGTACCCACAACCGAACACTTCGAGCAAGCCACGGCGTTGGAAGCTGTCGCCTTCCTGGGCACCGATTTCCGGGCCCACGTTCCGGGTTGGCAACGCGCCTTCGAGCTCGGCATAGCATTTGCGAACACTCCCGGAACGAATGCGACGGCGGTGGCCGAGCACACCATCCGTCTCCTTCTGACTCTCGCCCGGCCCCTGCCGCCCGGGCCGCTGGGCGATGAGCTCGGTGGCCGGACTCTCGGCATCGTGGGCGCCGGCCGGATCGGTTCACGGGTAGCCCGGACTGCTGCCCTGGGATTCGGCATGCGCGTCATCTACGCAGCGCCTCGCCGCAACGAGCCACTCGAGGCTGCCCTCGGAATGCGTCATGTCAGCATCGAGGAGCTTATTTCGGAGTCCGACGCCATCTGCCTGCACCGGCCCGGACCGGCCGAGGGGGAACCGCCGTTGTTGGGCGCCCTTGAACTGGGTGGTATGCGTACGGGGGCCATGCTGGTCAATACGGGCCATCCGCGTCTCGTTGACCCCTCGGCGCTGGCCGAGGCGATCGAGGCAGGACGCATCAAAGCCGCGTTCGACGGTCTCGGCAAGGGGCCCGAGTGGAAACACTTGGAGAGTCTCGACCCGCACCGGTTCGTCGCCTCGGTCTCAACGGCTTACCGCACACACGAAGCGAACCTTCGATCGAGTTCGGCTGCCGCCCAGGCAGTGTGCGACGTGCTCGACGGTCTCGGATCGCCTCTGGTGAACAACCCTGATCATCGCGAGCGAAGAGCTCAGCCATGA
- a CDS encoding FAD-dependent oxidoreductase, translating to MASADVVVIGSGVVGMTTALSLAEAGCSVTVLTAHRPSETTSARAGALWGPYLVSDDRVLRWSLLTLREVGSLGADAGVQFVGGYEASRIEMSPPAWLHNLPGYAVLAPERIPDGFVAGWTYSAPIFEMPVYLRYLQQRLNDLKVRTEMLTRPLRGIREAMAEADAVINCAGLGARRLVPDPEVTASWGLLVQVENPGIEPGFFSDYPEDAEPTYYIAHSDHVILGGCLLDEEPDSRQAVADMAARIRARCAAIEPRLEQARTLHQQSALRPVRSQVRLEREVHDDTVVIHNYGHGGSGVTLSWGCARDVTALLG from the coding sequence ATGGCGAGCGCCGACGTTGTGGTCATCGGATCCGGAGTCGTCGGCATGACAACCGCGCTTTCTCTCGCCGAGGCCGGTTGCAGCGTCACGGTTCTCACGGCCCACCGCCCCAGCGAGACGACGTCGGCGAGGGCGGGGGCGTTGTGGGGGCCCTATCTGGTCTCCGACGACCGGGTGCTTCGGTGGAGTCTGCTGACTCTGCGCGAAGTAGGATCGCTGGGCGCGGACGCAGGCGTCCAGTTCGTGGGCGGATACGAGGCGTCCCGGATCGAGATGTCGCCACCGGCCTGGCTGCACAACTTGCCGGGCTACGCCGTCCTGGCTCCGGAGCGGATCCCGGACGGTTTCGTGGCCGGCTGGACGTATTCAGCGCCCATCTTTGAGATGCCGGTCTACCTGCGATATCTCCAACAGAGACTGAACGACCTCAAGGTGCGGACCGAAATGCTCACCCGCCCGCTCCGCGGCATACGCGAGGCGATGGCCGAGGCCGACGCGGTCATCAATTGCGCGGGGCTGGGCGCCCGTCGCCTGGTGCCCGATCCCGAGGTGACGGCAAGCTGGGGACTCCTCGTCCAGGTAGAAAATCCGGGCATCGAACCAGGCTTCTTCTCCGACTATCCGGAAGATGCCGAGCCCACCTACTACATCGCCCACTCCGACCACGTGATCCTCGGCGGCTGCCTCCTCGACGAGGAGCCGGACAGCCGGCAAGCAGTTGCCGACATGGCGGCCCGCATCCGCGCCCGGTGCGCGGCGATCGAGCCCAGGCTGGAGCAGGCTCGGACGCTCCACCAGCAGTCCGCGCTGCGACCGGTTCGATCGCAAGTCCGGTTGGAGCGAGAGGTTCACGACGACACGGTCGTCATTCACAACTACGGACACGGTGGATCCGGCGTGACCCTTTCCTGGGGATGCGCGCGCGATGTCACCGCCCTGCTCGGATAG